The Ahaetulla prasina isolate Xishuangbanna chromosome 3, ASM2864084v1, whole genome shotgun sequence genome window below encodes:
- the LOC131194047 gene encoding protocadherin gamma-B5-like, with the protein MERGQGGNGRAIRRQVLSLLVLSVSYRAVSEQIHYAIPEEMSKGSIVGNLAKDLGLSLRELAMRKMHAISVDKVQYFTISAGNGNLCVNERIDREEICGRIPLCVLNLKVVFENPLNIYHLKIEIQDINDNSPQFLSSIIQLEIIETTQIGTRFLLGNAKDPDIGTNALQNYHLSTNPYFTLDVKESQDGNKFADLVLQKSLDRESEPTVQLTLTALDGGKPRKTGTAQIWINVTDANDNPPIFTQDVYTVSLRENLPVGFLVLQLVASDKDEGSNAQIRYYFSNIPLSGNKKFSLDSTSGMISLVEPLDFEESSEYVMTVAAKDGGGSMTHCKVEVKILDENDNVPEIITASVFSPILEDSQTGTVIALINVHDRDTGNNGKIVCYLENDLPFKILPSSDNYYTLLTDKTLDREKASQYNITITATDKGTPPLTTHKTILLQISDINDNAPAFEKTSYSIYVPENNPSGASIFQIQAFDLDIDQNSQITYSILTSNIEEFPISSYISIHSETGIIYAQRSFDYEQFREFQLQVKAQDGGSPPLSSNVTVRVFILDRNDNSPQILSPSTDSKDPALFEMVPRSAVADYLVTKVVAVDADSGHNAWLSYQLIQATEPALFTVGSHTGEIRTARTFLERDAVKQRLVLLVKDNGQPTLSASVTLNLVFAENFQEALPEMKNQLKSSEDQSDLQFYLVVALAVMSFLFLLSVILAVAIKLRQSGNSSFLPCFAPVSHSTAGVIFPPNFQDGTLPYSYQLCLSSESRKNEFTFLAPNIHIAENVLCGEKTDVPLSSNGGSNFHPEVENNGKNFLPS; encoded by the coding sequence ATGGAGCGAGGGCAAGGAGGGAATGGCAGAGCAATCCGAAGGCAAGTACTATCGCTCTTAGTCTTGTCGGTTTCCTACCGGGCCGTCTCCGAACAGATTCATTATGCCATCCCCGAGGAGATGTCAAAAGGTTCTATAGTGGGGAATCTTGCAAAGGATCTAGGACTGAGTCTCAGAGAACTGGCAATGCGCAAAATGCACGCCATCTCTGTGGACAAGGTGCAGTATTTCACCATCAGTGCAGGAAATGGAAACCTCTGTGTGAATGAGAGGATAGATAGGGAAGAAATATGTGGCCGAATTCCACTGTGTGTTCTTAATCTTAAAGTGGTTTTTGAAAATCCGTTAAATATTTACCATCTAAAAATAGAGATACAAGACATTAATGATAATTCTCCACAGTTTCTCAGTAGCATAATCCAGTTGGAGATAATTGAAACAACACAAATAGGCACCAGATTCCTTCTTGGGAATGCCAAAGATCCAGACATTGGCACAAACGCTTTACAGAATTATCATCTTAGCACCAATCCTTACTTTACTTTGGATGTGAAAGAGAGTCAAGATGGAAATAAATTTGCAGATTTAGTACTCCAGAAATCACTTGATCGCGAGAGTGAACCAACGGTACAGCTAACACTTACTGCCCTAGATGGCGGAAAACCCAGAAAAACTGGAACAGCCCAAATATGGATCAATGTCACCGATGCCAATGATAATCCGCCTATATTCACCCAAGACGTCTACACAGTCAGTCTGAGGGAAAACCTACCAGTTGGGTTCCTGGTGCTGCAACTTGTAGCTTCAGATAAAGATGAAGGCTCAAATGCACAAATCAGATATTATTTCAGCAATATACCGCTGAGTGGCAATAAGAAGTTCAGCCTAGATTCAACCAGTGGAATGATTTCTCTTGTGGAACCATTGGACTTTGAGGAAAGCTCAGAATATGTGATGACTGTAGCAGCAAAAGATGGAGGTGGATCAATGACCCATTGTAAAGTAGAAGTAAAAATCCTTGATGAGAATGATAATGTGCCAGAAATTATAACTGCATCTGTTTTTAGTCCCATTCTGGAAGATTCTCAGACTGGAACAGTTATTGCTCTCATCAATGTTCATGACAGAGATACTGGTAATAATGGAAAGATCGTTTGTTATTTAGAAAATGACTTGCCATTCAAGATTCTTCCATCATCTGACAACTACTACACTCTCTTGACAGATAAAACTTTAGACAGGGAAAAAGCATCTCAGTATAATATTACAATCACAGCCACTGACAAAGGAACTCCTCCATTAACCACCCACAAAACCATCTTGCTGCAGATCTCTGATATCAATGACAATGCTCCTGCTTTTGAAAAAACTTCCTACAGCATCTATGTGCCAGAGAATAATCCTTCTGGCGCCTCCATCTTCCAGATTCAAGCCTTTGATCTGGATATAGATCAAAACTCACAGATCACATATTCAATCCTCACCAGCAACATTGAAGAATTTCCCATCTCCTCCTATATCTCCATTCACTCTGAGACCGGCATCATCTATGCCCAGCGATCCTTTGACTATGAGCAGTTCAGGGAATTCCAGCTGCAGGTGAAGGCCCAAGATGGTGGGAGTCCCCCTCTTAGCAGCAACGTCACAGTCAGGGTGTTTATCCTGGATCGGAATGACAACAGCCCCCAAATCCTGTCCCCTTCAACAGATTCCAAGGACCCTGCCCTCTTTGAGATGGTCCCTCGTTCAGCTGTGGCAGATTATCTGGTAACAAAGgtggtggctgtggatgctgattCTGGACACAACGCCTGGCTCTCCTACCAGCTGATTCAAGCCACAGAACCAGCCCTCTTCACTGTTGGCTCCCATACAGGTGAGATCAGAACAGCAAGAACTTTTCTGGAGAGAGATGCTGTGAAACAGAGACTGGTCCTTCTGGTGAAGGATAATGGACAACCGACTCTCTCGGCCTCTGTCACTCTGAACCTGGTGTTTGCtgagaacttccaggaggcccttcCAGAGATGAAAAACCAGTTGAAGAGTTCAGAGGATCAGTCTGACCTGCAGTTCTATTTGGTGGTGGCTTTAGCTGTGATGTCATTTTTATTCCTCTTGTCAGTCATTCTGGCCGTTGCCATCAAACTCAGGCAGTCAGGAAATTCCAGTTTCTTACCATGTTTTGCTCCTGTTTCCCATTCCACAGCTGGGGTCATATTTCCACCCAATTTTCAAGATGGGACCCTGCCTTATTCCTACCAGCTCTGCCTCTCCTCAGAATCCAGAAAGAATGAATTTACCTTCCTGGCACCAAATATTCATATTGCAGAGAATGTGCTTTGTGGTGAAAAAACTGATGTGCCTCTTTCAAGCAACGGAGGAAGCAATTTCCATCCTGAGGTGGAAAATAATGGGAAg